A stretch of the Vigna radiata var. radiata cultivar VC1973A chromosome 9, Vradiata_ver6, whole genome shotgun sequence genome encodes the following:
- the LOC106774299 gene encoding beta-xylosidase/alpha-L-arabinofuranosidase 2, producing the protein MASAGNKVYVLLCFFVTTLLLLLSCGGVWGQTSAIFACDVEKNPALGGYAFCDKSLGVKERVADLVGRLTLQEKIGNLVNAAVDVSRLGIPKYEWWSEALHGVSNVGPGTRFSNVIPGATSFPMPILTAASFNTSLFETIGRVVSTEARAMNNVGLAGLTYWSPNINIFRDPRWGRGLETPGEDPVLTSKYAAGYVKGLQQTDGGDPNRLKVAACCKHYTAYDVDNWKGIQRYTFNAVVTKQDLEDTFQPPFKSCVIDGNVASVMCSYNKVNGKPTCADPDLLKGVIRGEWKLNGYIVSDCDSVEVLYKDQHYTKTPEEAAAKSILAGLDLNCGRYLGQYTEGAVKQGLIDEASINNAVSNNFATLMRLGFFDGNPSKQPYGNLGPKDVCTPANRELAREAARQGIVLLKNSPASLPLNAKAIKSLAVIGPNANATRVMIGNYEGIPCKYTSPLQGLTALVPTSYAAGCLDARCPNPVLDDAKKIAASADATVIVAGASLQIEAESLDRTNILLPGQQQLLVTEVAKASKGPVILVIMSGGGMDVSFAKTNDKITSILWVGYPGEAGGAAIADVIFGFHNPSGRLPMTWYPQSYVEKVAMTNMNMRPDPATGYPGRTYRFYKGETVFSFGDGLSYSSIVHKLVKVPQKVSVPLAVDHVCHSSECKSVDVDGELCQNLFIDINLRVKNKGNLSSGHTVFLFSTPPAVHNAPQKHLLGFEKIHLMGKSEALVRFKVNVCKDLSIVDELGNRKVALGQHLLHVGNLKHPLSVMI; encoded by the exons ATGGCCTCTGCTGGAAACAAAGTCTATGTTTTGCTGTGTTTCTTTGTGACaacgttgttgttgttgttgagttgcGGTGGTGTTTGGGGGCAGACATCTGCTATCTTTGCCTGTGATGTTGAGAAGAACCCTGCTTTGGGGGGGTATGCGTTCTGTGACAAGTCTTTGGGGGTGAAAGAGAGGGTGGCAGACCTTGTGGGAAGGTTGACATTGCAAGAGAAAATAGGGAACCTGGTGAATGCTGCAGTGGATGTCAGTAGGCTTGGGATTCCCAAGTATGAATGGTGGTCAGAAGCACTTCATGGAGTGTCCAACGTTGGTCCAGGGACGCGCTTCTCCAACGTGATTCCTGGTGCAACCAGTTTTCCCATGCCTATTCTCACAGCAGCTTCTTTCAACACTTCCTTGTTTGAAACCATTGGAAGG GTGGTTTCAACCGAAGCCAGAGCAATGAACAATGTCGGGTTGGCTGGTTTGACATATTGGTCGCCAAACATAAACATATTCAGAGATCCAAGATGGGGAAGAGGCCTGGAAACACCAGGGGAAGACCCTGTGCTCACAAGCAAATATGCAGCAGGGTATGTCAAAGGTCTTCAACAAACTGATGGTGGGGACCCCAACAGGCTCAAGGTTGCTGCTTGTTGCAAACATTATACAGCCTATGATGTTGATAACTGGAAAGGAATTCAGCGTTACACCTTCAATGCTGTG GTGACAAAGCAAGATTTGGAGGACACATTCCAACCACCATTCAAGAGCTGTGTGATTGATGGCAATGTGGCCAGTGTGATGTGTTCCTACAACAAGGTCAATGGAAAGCCAACTTGTGCAGACCCTGACCTCCTTAAGGGTGTTATCAGGGGCGAATGGAAACTAAATGG ATATATAGTTTCTGACTGTGACTCGGTAGAAGTGCTTTACAAAGATCAGCATTACACCAAGACACCTGAAGAAGCAGCAGCCAAATCCATTCTGGCTG GGTTGGACTTGAACTGTGGAAGATATCTTGGCCAATATACAGAAGGTGCTGTGAAGCAAGGGCTTATAGATGAAGCATCCATTAATAACGCTGTCTCCAACAACTTTGCCACATTGATGCGTCTTGGATTCTTTGATGGTAATCCAAGCAAGCAACCTTATGGAAATCTAGGTCCAAAAGATGTCTGCACTCCAGCAAACCGGGAACTTGCCCGTGAAGCTGCAAGGCAAGGGATTGTGTTGCTTAAAAACAGTCCAGCATCATTGCCTCTCAATGCCAAAGCCATTAAATCATTGGCAGTTATTGGACCAAATGCTAATGCTACTAGGGTCATGATTGGAAACTATGAAG GCATCCCATGCAAGTATACATCACCCTTGCAAGGCCTAACAGCTTTAGTTCCTACAAGCTATGCTGCTGGGTGTCTTGATGCGCGGTGCCCGAATCCAGTACTAGATGATGCCAAAAAGATTGCAGCCTCTGCAGATGCCACAGTGATTGTAGCTGGTGCAAGTTTACAAATAGAGGCAGAAAGTCTAGACAGAACCAATATTCTTCTTCCAGGACAGCAGCAACTTCTGGTTACAGAAGTGGCAAAGGCATCCAAGGGACCTGTGATTCTTGTCATAATGTCTGGAGGAGGCATGGATGTGTCCTTTGCCAAAACCAATGACAAAATCACAAGCATCTTGTGGGTTGGCTACCCTGGAGAAGCTGGTGGAGCTGCCATAGCTGATGTGATCTTTGGGTTTCATAATCCAA GTGGTAGACTACCTATGACATGGTATCCACAATCATATGTAGAGAAAGTGGCAATGACCAACATGAACATGAGGCCAGATCCTGCAACAGGTTACCCTGGTAGAACATACAGATTCTATAAAGGGGAAACTGTTTTCTCATTTGGAGATGGATTAAGCTACTCCAGTATTGTGCATAAGTTAGTTAAAGTCCCTCAGAAGGTGTCTGTTCCCCTAGCTGTGGATCATGTGTGCCATTCCTCAGAATGCAAGTCAGTTGATGTTGATGGTGAACTTTGTCAGAACTTGTTCATTGATATTAACCTTAGGGTGAAGAACAAGGGGAATCTGAGCAGTGGTCATACAGTGTTTTTGTTCTCTACTCCCCCTGCAGTGCACAATGCACCTCAGAAACACTTGCTGGGTTTTGAGAAAATTCACTTGATGGGAAAATCAGAAGCACTGGTTAGGTTCAAAGTAAATGTTTGTAAAGATTTGAGTATAGTTGATGAACTTGGCAACAGAAAAGTTGCCTTAGGACAGCATCTGCTTCATGTGGGAAATTTGAAGCATCCTTTGAGTGTGATGATTTGA